The nucleotide window agtcgagctcgagctcaacacgtaacaatgaatatcaattgtattcaaacgagtttatcgagccttaatcaagtcaaacTCAAGCTGCTTTCGTCCAACTATTctcaagctcgagccgagtcgaactcgaggtttcattagtcgagctgagctcgagctgactgaactcgggcttgactcggcCCGTTTTCACCCCTAGACCAAGACCAAACTAGCTAGGCGCATTTGGCAAATGCCCTTAGATTTAAGTGAACAAATTTTGATAGAGAAACCAATAGATTTCTTGCCATGTAGCTTAAGCAATGGGGCGACCTTGCTTGCTAGAAGAAGCAAACCCAGATTTCAAACCTTACCTATCAAAACCTTCTATCTGAAAGGGAATCTCGCTTTTCTAAATGCACGCTTCAAagtctcaaaaataaaaatatgtttctatCTGAAGTGAGAGAGAAAACTGGGAAGGTGATAGGCGTGATCCATGATTTAGTCCATTTATGATTTCATCACTAAATTGCTAATGAAGCATATGAATCCTCCTCCACCAAATCAAACGCATTCTGCATCAAAAAGCTATTGCCATTCTCTCTTCTAAGAGGTTTGGCGTAGTTGGTTGGACTAGCGGCTGGTAAAAGCTTACTCATCTGTtaatttgattcttgtgggcGACTACTCTATGATTAAGCTAAAGTGAATATGAACCTTAGGAATAGAGTTGTAACCTTGGGGTTTACGCTACCACGGGAGAAATAAAGTCCAATTAGTGCATAGTTTTCTTGAGTCACAAtctcaagaaagaaagaaaaaaaaaacattattttaagtAAAATAATTAAACCATCACCAAGTTAATGAAGCAGCTATAAAAACTGCGTTTTCTGCACTATAATGTGCATCAAACAATGTCGTTAAAATCAACTGCTAGTGAAATTCACATTCACGGTGAAAAATTGGCTAACATGAGCATATATTAAACCTAAAAGGACACAATCTCTAAGTCATGATCAATTGCGTAGATAAAAGCACAAGAAGTTTAGGACTGTGTCGATGCTTAGTAAGGACAACGTATACTTCCAATTTTTGTACCATAATACATGTCATACGCTGCAGGAGCGTAGTGCCCATATTCAATGTGGTGATAACTGCGGTATGGCCCTTAGGCCGAAAAAGggtgaaattttgatttcaatgaTTCTCTTGATTTTGATTATAGTAGCTCTAAAACACACTAACCTTTTCAAAATATAGACGTCTGACCATGATAtatgttaattttaaaaaatcctaataaataatatatatatatatatatatatatatatattaggttcTAGAATGCCAATGTGTTGAATCGATCCAGATAACTGGTACACTTCCACAACCAGCCCGCTGGATATTTTTGAAATGGGGTTCGGGTCAAGATCCAATAAACGAAACCCACAGTCCGCACACAGCACACAGGGAAGGCAATTTGCAGGTTCAGAACAGCTAGGGGCGCACAAGTCAATTTGTAAATGAACAAGAACATAAAGGACCTTTCACCGTCTATTGTCCTCCTATATCTGCGAGTCACCTCAGCTCTCCGTCTTTCTCCTGTCCATCTTTTACTCTTTCCTCTTTCTACTACATTTTAAGCTTCAGTTGCTTTAAGTTCTTGATCTCTTGAATGGATTCTCCCACCAATCCAGTGGAGGATTCACCGCCGGACTCCCCTTTTCCGCCGGAGTCTCCTTTTCCGGCGACCGGAAAACGACTATCGGCTTCGAAATTCAGGTCCCGGTCCAGGtcctcgtcttcctcctccctcaGTTCTTGCCCCTCCGGCCGCGACTCCCCGACGACCCCCCTCCAGTCCTCCGGCGTGCCTTTCTCATGGGAGCACCAGCCCGGCGTGCCAAAGCACCTCATGGGCACTCCCGATTCGAGGCACTTCTGCGTGGTGGGCACCagcctccctcctcctccgctCTCTTCGTCGCCGGCCGGAGCAGCGAGCCGGTTGACTGCTTCCGACTCGATTTTCACGTCGCGGAGGAAGATCAAGTCCCACGAGAAGGGCGCCCATGATCCCTTCTTCAGGGCGCTGGTGGAGTGCTCCAAGGATCAGATGGCCGAGACTTGTTGGCAGTCGCCGAAGGCGCCCTACAAATTCCGGCCGGCTTCTCCGCTGCGGGGACTGGATCGGCTTCAGATCTCGTGTAAGACCAACTGTGCGGTTCTCGAGTCCCAGGTCTTGCTCCCCAGATCGTACAGAACTACTTCTTATGGCCTTCTGGCGAATCGATCCATTTGATCATGAAGCTGTATGGGCTTCTCTACTCATACATGATGTATGCATTTGTAAgcgtctttcttttcttccctttcttttggaTCCTAAACACCGTGTTCAGTTTAGTGTTTGTTGACAGAGAAAGTGCACTTTTCTTGGTGCATCTGTAAATgcttaattaaataaataatttcttGTCAATAAAGTGTGTGAAAAGGTCTCCGTTTATTGTGTTTGTTAGTCATTTTCCAGGTTGattctttcttgtatttttgGTTTCTCTGCATATTATTTGTCGTTGGGCCGACACTGAGCTTTAAagacaggaagaagaaaattttagaaagaaaagagttcGGAGCTCACAGGTTTGGCTGAAATTTCTACGATGCATTTTGTAAAACATAAAAGGTTTTGTAAAAGCGCGCTTGATGGCATCAAGTTCGCTGGTCGAAAGTTTTAACTAAGAAAGTTTTTGAGGGAAACATGTAAGTGTCAGCTTGTGTAGGCAGTTgcacacacacatccaaaataatgtttaatttttacattGATGCTTCAACGCTATTTTTATCTCATTTAAGTATTACTGCttcttaaaaatctaaaatgtgaATACCGCTGCCCTTcagccataaattttttgtttcaccCGAGTGGCAGAGCGACATGGCTGCTTCACaaagtttgtttatttttacatcgatcatttgatatatttaattgttatatatatatatatatatatatatatataatacccctaaagttattgaattagtgccccttCAATCAAAAGTTCTCGCTTACCTAGTGCTTCACCCCTGTCATGCGTTTGTTGTACGTGGAGCTCCCAGTTGGAACAAAAGCGTCTTGAACACATTTGTCCAGGACAGAAGGGACAAACAAGAGATTCCCGTTGAATGTGTATATTGCGATAGATCAGGAATGTGAGGTTGTCGTCGATACATATAAATTATCGGGATCCAAACCGTTTACAGAAATGCCGATGCGGTCGGGAGCATGGACCAGCCTAATGCCTCTTAGAAGGCTTAACTCGTGAACCGGTTGAGAATATGGGCTCGTGCCTTGGACTTAGTGGGCTCGAGCCGGCCAAATCCAAGCGAGCCAGGGGGCCTTGGGAGTTGGAGTTTGGACGTCTCTTGGGTCATCATAAGGGCCAACCTGTCATTTCTGTTGGAAAAATTCGACAagtgactatcgagtcgagttcgagccagtgTAGTCGAGTTATTctcgagctgagtcgagctcgaggtctTCTTTAGTCAAGCCAAATTCGAGCTGGCCGAGCTCAGGCTCGACTctgctcgtgttcagccctaggaaaaatccaaattaaaaaataaaatagactGATTTGCCCTTATATTTCAACCAAATGTCAAAGTCAAAGTGAATACTGATTTCGAATTGAATCAAATACTGTATTCATTTTTCTGGGTGTTCATATGTTTGGGTtagaaaattgaataaaaaaaagtcgtATCCAAATTTGAAACCCAATTTCataatccgaatccgaatatgatcTGAAACTAATTTTTGCATTCacatctggatccaaatccaacttttggATGGAACCcagctggtttttttttttttaatgtaaaagcATTGATAAAAGATAATAATTTAAAACTAAGaccaatttgaatccaaaactgaatgtgataatatatttatgtatatctgaatccaaatcagataaTATGCCATTTCttcaatctgaatctgaattcaatctaTTTTTTCAATAAGATAGATGTATTTTTCTGCATATCCTATTTCTTTGCAACGGTTTGACTGGATActtgattcaaatcagatatattgacatccctactgtAATGGTAATTTTGCTCCTTTCACGTGTGTGGACGATGTTGTCAGTAGAATGAACAAATAATCCATGAATGTTAGGTGTTCTAAAAATGTTGGGTCTTAAAGGTACTAATGGATAGTAATCAAACTTTAACTTAAAGCTCACAAAAACGGATCTTAGGGGCTGTTTGCATGACAGCGTGAAAGcgcctttttttcttattcttattcattcttttttttttttttcaaaattcagtTTTAAGCATGTTTAGGTTACCTCAAAATTATGTTTGCTAAACTCAATTTTGACAGAACTCATGAAGGCTCAAAAGACCCAACTTTTTTAGACAAATAAGATTTTAACCGTTTCTCTAAATGGATTTTCATCTTTAAGAAGGAGTTTGATGAGGCCAGAATTGTGGAattctaaaaaattaagattgttatttttgat belongs to Nymphaea colorata isolate Beijing-Zhang1983 chromosome 13, ASM883128v2, whole genome shotgun sequence and includes:
- the LOC116267085 gene encoding uncharacterized protein LOC116267085, giving the protein MDSPTNPVEDSPPDSPFPPESPFPATGKRLSASKFRSRSRSSSSSSLSSCPSGRDSPTTPLQSSGVPFSWEHQPGVPKHLMGTPDSRHFCVVGTSLPPPPLSSSPAGAASRLTASDSIFTSRRKIKSHEKGAHDPFFRALVECSKDQMAETCWQSPKAPYKFRPASPLRGLDRLQISCKTNCAVLESQVLLPRSYRTTSYGLLANRSI